One Phoenix dactylifera cultivar Barhee BC4 chromosome 8, palm_55x_up_171113_PBpolish2nd_filt_p, whole genome shotgun sequence genomic window carries:
- the LOC103704974 gene encoding protein GAMETE EXPRESSED 1: MGNRCYLFLLVLVCLCSKSQSFSWPFSSSSAIPPSHGGPKKELFGTRADFSIEAIEDPKGMRLVEDAKKKLVTSNSCWQNAYRNLFSGCKDIIADKDKRSRLAWHLSDCFQEDSGRSNFPTCDAGTAMMKCLKKLDESEYNIYLQFFLETNSICHQLQTEAFKHDTERLINDLSESARFAEDQLVIIEERSEKLLHDSKRVHDSLTSIDLQTQNIAQASKDVEAQLHDVEKHSVAIIEQSRGIAESQLEIQTGYLRMNETLESGMAQLHKSHESLGDGLARLRDDATKIESEIEVLRESMSSRMQDLQRKANDIGEVAGMSLEKQKRLLDGQSRAIEGLDFLTRSQYEAIKESRENVEKLAELGHRQQKELLRRQEEIQQAHDRLLQNSQSILAAQEEFELKQANIFAALDKLFALHNALLVESRFIKSFFFYSSVIFLLYMLTSAKQTFGIRARLYLGLCITFMIEIAIIRFGEDDFNRQTWIMSKIFLARSTFLVAAAVQILHSIFTFRDYEVLNHQLLQTLVEKVHNMEQNSGNKFLSYSMESDTDLSRYSWIDEELPEDVDVDVDPNYALPEEVAENSITTTSVSRKYDLRPRRCR, encoded by the exons ATGGGCAATAGATGCTACCTATTCCTACTTGTCTTGGTTTGTTTGTGCTCTAAGAGCCAGAGTTTTTCAtggcccttctcttcttcttctgcaaTTCCTCCCAGCCATGGTGGTCCGAAGAAGGAATTGTTCGGCACCAGAGCTGACTTCTCAATTGAAGCCATTGAAGACCCCAAGGGAATGAGATTAGTTGAGGATGCAAAGAAGAAACTGGTGACCTCCAACAGCTGTTGGCAAAATGCTTACCGAAATCTATTCTCTGGCTGTAAGGACATCATTGCTGATAAAGATAAGCGATCGAGGTTAGCGTGGCACCTCAGCGATTGCTTTCAGGAGGACTCTGGTAGGTCCAACTTCCCTACCTGTGATGCAGGGACTGCAATGATGAAATGTCTCAAGAAATTAGATGAATCCGAATATAACATCTACCTCCAGTTCTTCCTTGAGACCAATTCCATATGCCACCAATTACA GACCGAAGCATTCAAGCATGATACAGAGAGGCTGATCAATGATCTTTCTGAATCAGCTCGATTTGCAGAGGATCAGTTAGTGATAATAGAAGAGAGATCAGAGAAGCTACTGCATGACTCCAAAAGAGTTCATGACTCATTGACTTCAATAGACCTCCAAACCCAAAATATTGCCCAAGCATCAAAGGATGTTGAAGCTCAGCTCCATGATGTGGAGAAGCACTCCGTGGCAATTATTGAGCAATCCAGGGGAATAGCTGAATCTCAGCTGGAAATACAAACAGGGTATTTGAGGATGAACGAGACTTTGGAGTCAGGCATGGCTCAGTTGCACAAATCCCACGAGAGTTTGGGTGACGGCTTGGCGAGATTGAGGGACGATGCTACAAAAATAGAGAGCGAGATAGAAGTCTTGAGGGAGTCCATGTCTTCTCGGATGCAAGATCTTCAGAGGAAGGCTAATGACATTGGAGAAGTGGCTGGCATGTCCTTGGAGAAACAGAAGCGACTCTTGGATGGACAGTCTCGGGCCATTGAAGGCCTTGATTTCCTTACAAGATCTCAATATGAAGCAATCAAAGAAAGCCG GGAAAATGTGGAAAAGCTGGCAGAACTTGGACACAGGCAGCAAAAGGAGCTACTTCGTAGACAAGAAGAAATCCAACAGGCTCATGATCGTCTACTCCAAAATTCGCAGTCGATACTGGCAGCTCAG GAAGAGTTTGAattaaagcaagcaaatatttttGCTGCTCTGGACAAGCTCTTTGCACTGCATAATGCCCTCTTGGTTGAATCCCGTTTcatcaagtcattcttcttctaCTCCTCTGTGATCTTTCTTCTCTACATGCTTACTAGTGCAAAGCAAACTTTTGGCATCAGAGCCCGCCTTTATCTAG GTCTCTGTATCACGTTTATGATCGAGATAGCTATAATTAGATTTGGAGAGGATGACTTCAATCGGCAAACGTGGATAATGTCCAAAATCTTTTTAGCTAGATCAACATTTTTAGTTGCTGCGGCTGTTCAAATCTTGCATTCCATCTTTACTTTCAG AGACTATGAAGTATTAAACCATCAGTTGCTGCAAACATTGGTGGAGAAGGTTCATAATATGGAACAAAACTCAG GGAACAAATTCTTGTCTTATAGCATGGAGAGTGATACGGATTTAAGTCGATATTCATGGATAGATGAGGAATTGCCAGAAGATGTAGATGTCGATGTGGATCCCAATTATGCCTTGCCAGAAGAAGTCGCGGAAAATTCTATCACTACGACCTCAGTCAGCAGAAAATATGATCTTCGGCCACGTAGGTGTCgatga
- the LOC103704972 gene encoding pentatricopeptide repeat-containing protein At1g08070, chloroplastic-like has translation MSSISPALPKLQCSSFSSDQRALSLLLQGPVNPTHLPQIHARIFRLGAHHDNLIATRLIGRLPAPLALRILCLLDKPSIFPFNAAIRVLSDAGLPLPALSLFKSLMLRSLSPNDFTFSFLLKACTSSKDAYHVQQIHSHVVKTGFGSNSYVPNGLLSAYVKGAGDVVSAHRLFDEMPERKLVCSWTCLIAGYAQSGRSEEALKLFLRMVKGNMKLEDDTMVSTLSACSNLKTVDLEKWVDIFMEFGTSIHKFSCDSVNTVLIYLYGRWGKIETGRELFDRMMGRGRDNISIVAWNAMIGGYVQNSLPIEALDLFHKMLSISRPKPNHVTIVSMLSACALVGDLELGRWAHEYVKFNGRKGVLESNRILATAFIDMYSKCGSLEEAKKVFDGMAMKDVVSLNAMIMGLATNGQGEVVLRLFSEMEKSGVQPNDGTFLGLLCACTHSGLVDEGRMLFKDMYRKYLVTPSLDHYASFVNLLARASHVEEALEVVKSMPIQPNGLVWGALLGACLVHSRVDIAQDVARKLVDVDPENSAGYVMLSNAYASHHCWGNIVELRELMKMKGVRKQPGCSWISVNGIVHEFQVGSISHPQLEKLHCLLASLSQEMRLMGC, from the coding sequence ATGTCCTCCATTTCTCCCGCCCTCCCGAAGCTCCAATGCAGCTCCTTCTCCTCCGACCAACGagccctctccctcctcctccaggGCCCCGTCAACCCCACCCACCTCCCCCAAATCCACGCCCGAATCTTCCGTCTCGGCGCCCACCACGACAACCTCATCGCCACACGCCTCATCGGACGCCTTCCCGCCCCCCTTGCCCTCCGCATTCTCTGCCTTCTCGATAAGCCCAGCATCTTCCCGTTTAACGCCGCCATCCGTGTCCTCTCCGATGCCGGTCTCCCCCTCCCTGCCCTCTCCCTCTTCAAGTCCCTCATGCTCCGCTCCCTTTCCCCCAATGATTTCACCTTCTCGTTCCTCCTCAAGGCCTGCACATCCTCCAAAGACGCTTACCACGTCCAGCAAATCCATTCCCATGTCGTCAAAACAGGGTTCGGTTCGAATTCTTATGTCCCCAATGGGCTTCTCTCTGCCTATGTAAAGGGTGCTGGGGATGTTGTATCGGCGCATAGATTGTTTGATGAAATGCCGGAGAGAAAGTTGGTTTGTTCCTGGACATGTTTGATTGCTGGATATGCTCAATCTGGGAGGTCGGAGGAAGCTCTGAAGCTTTTTCTGAGAATGGTCAAGGGGAATATGAAGTTGGAGGATGACACCATGGTAAGCACCCTGTCTGCATGTTCAAATCTCAAGACTGTAGATCTTGAGAAGTGGGTGGATATTTTCATGGAATTTGGTACTAGTATTCATAAGTTTTCATGTGATTCAGTCAACACTGTTCTTATTTATCTGTATGGAAGGTGGGGGAAGATTGAGACAGGCAGAGAATTATTTGATAGGATGATGGGGAGAGGAAGGGATAATATAAGCATTGTGGCATGGAATGCCATGATCGGTGGGTATGTCCAAAACAGTCTGCCGATTGAGGCTTTGGATCTTTTTCATAAAATGCTTTCTATTTCGAGACCCAAACCTAACCATGTTACGATTGTTAGCATGCTCTCAGCTTGTGCTTTAGTGGGTGATTTGGAACTTGGGAGATGGGCTCATGAATATGTGAAATTCAATGGTCGTAAAGGGGTTCTCGAATCAAATAGGATTCTAGCAACTGCTTTCATAGACATGTATTCCAAGTGTGGGAGTTTGGAGGAGGCTAAGAAGGTCTTCGATGGAATGGCCATGAAGGATGTCGTCTCTCTCAATGCCATGATCATGGGTCTTGCCACAAATGGTCAAGGAGAAGTGGTTCTGAGGCTCTTCTCTGAAATGGAGAAGTCTGGTGTCCAACCCAATGATGGGACTTTCTTGGGTTTACTGTGTGCATGCACCCATTCAGGATTGGTGGATGAAGGGCGCATGCTCTTCAAAGATATGTACCGGAAGTATTTAGTCACACCAAGTTTAGACCATTATGCCTCTTTTGTCAATCTCCTTGCACGGGCCAGCCATGTTGAAGAGGCTCTTGAGGTTGTTAAGAGCATGCCAATTCAGCCTAATGGCCTTGTGTGGGGAGCATTGCTAGGAGCATGCTTGGTTCATTCTAGAGTTGACATCGCTCAAGATGTAGCAAGAAAGCTTGTTGATGTGGACCCAGAAAACTCTGCTGGTTATGTTATGTTGTCTAATGCATATGCAAGCCATCATTGTTGGGGCAACATTGTCGAGTTGAGAGAATTGATGAAGATGAAAGGCGTCAGAAAGCAACCAGGTTGCAGTTGGATCAGTGTCAATGGAATTGTGCATGAATTTCAAGTGGGATCTATATCACACCCTCAATTAGAGAAGTTGCACTGTTTATTGGCTTCTTTGTCTCAGGAAATGAGATTGATGGGCTGTTAG